In one Melopsittacus undulatus isolate bMelUnd1 chromosome 4, bMelUnd1.mat.Z, whole genome shotgun sequence genomic region, the following are encoded:
- the HELLS gene encoding lymphoid-specific helicase, translating into MPAQNTASSGEPLGVEMGEQAEAAVITPVMLKEEEQLEAAGLEKERQMLEKARTSWDRESTEMRYKRLQHLLEKSNIYSKFLLTKMEQQQLEEQRRKEKLERKREMMLKSAKGQSAADGKEEKPGTKKKRGREEGTYNISEIMSKEEILSVAKKSKVENEDGSSSDNLCPEDLQKNEDSNSVIKDRLCQAVRNSAKQFLDPVRKFNGQPVPFQQPKIFTGGVMRWYQVEGMEWLRMLWENGINGILADEMGLGKTIQCIATIALMVERGVPGPFLVCGPLSTLPNWMSEFKRFTPEIPLMLYHGAQQERRKLVRKIHGRQGSLQIHPVVITSFEIAMRDRNALQHCFWKYLIVDEGHRIKNMNCRLIRELKQFNADNKLLLTGTPLQNNLAELWSLLNFLLPDVFDDLKSFESWFDITSITETAEDIIAKEREQNILHMLHQILTPFLLRRLKTDVALEVPPKREVVVYAPLSKKQETFYTAIVNRTIRKLLGNNEEEVTELSPTGRPKRRSRKVVDYCEEHNDSSDDLEKWISKMQEEVEKERPVVAVSIPMDSEVNLKLQNIMMLLRKCCNHPYLIEYPLDPATQQFKVDEDLIKNSGKFLLLDRMLPELKKRGHKVLMFSQMTQMLDILMDYCYLRNFKFSRLDGSMSYSEREQNMHQFNTDPEVFLFLVSTRAGGLGINLTAADTVIIYDSDWNPQSDLQAQDRCHRIGQTKPVVVYRLVTANTIDQKIVERAAAKRKLEKLIIHKNQFKGGKSGLAQSKSCLDPQELLELLKSRDYEREVKGSKEKVISDKDLELLLDRSDLIDQMKTSEKMKKEKMGVFKVLEESSDSSAECVF; encoded by the exons ATGCCGGCCCAGAACACGGCGAGCAGCGGTG AACCGCTGGGAGTGGAGATGGGGGAGCAGGCGGAGGCGGCGGTGATCACGCCGGTCATgctgaaggaggaggagcagctggAGGCGGCGGGGCTGGAGAAAGAGCGGCAGATGCTGgagaag GCTCGCACTTCCTGGGACAGGGAGTCAACTGAAATGCGCTATAAGAGGCTTCAACATTTGCTGGAAAAGAGCAACATCTATTCCAAATTCTTGCTAACGAAAATGGAACAGCAGCAACTGGAG gAACAGCGGAGGAAAGAGAAgttagaaagaaagagggagatgATGTTAAAATCTGCCAAG GGTCAAAGTGCAGCTGATGGCAAAGAGGAGAAACCAG GTACaaagaagaagagaggaagagaagaagggaCATACAACATCTCAGAGATTATGTCCAAAGAG GAAATACTATCTGtggcaaaaaaaagtaaagtggAAAATGAG GATGGAAGTTCTTCTGATAACCTGTGTCCAGAAGACCTGCAGAAAAATGAAGATTCAAACAGCGTCATTAAGGACAGATTGTGTCAAGCTGTACGAAATAGTGCCAAGCAATTCCTTGATCCAGTACGGAAATTTAATGGACAACCAGTGCCTTTTCAGCAGCCAAAGATTTTTACTGGCGGTGTAATGAGGTGGTACCAAGTGGAAGGCATGGAGTGGCTACGG ATGCTTTGGGAAAATGGTATAAATGGCATTTTAGCTGATGAAATGGGGCTGGGGAAGACAATCCAGTGTATTGCAACAATAGCACTGATGGTGGAGCGAGGAGTCCCTGGTCCATTCTTAGTATGTGGTCCTTTGTCTACTCTTCCAAATTGGATGTCTGAATTCAAGAGATTTACTCCAGAg ATTCCCCTAATGCTCTATCATGGAGCTCAGCAGGAACGTCGTAAACTGGTTCGCAAAATTCATGGGCGACAAGGATCACTGCAAATCCATCCTGTGGTCATTACTTCATTTGAAATAGCCATGCGAGATAGAAATGCCCTGCAG CACTGCTTCTGGAAATACCTTATAGTAGATGAAGGTCACAGGATTAAAAATATGAACTGCCGCCTTATTAGAGAATTGAAACAATTCAATGCAGACAATAAACTCTTGTTGACTGGTACTCCCCTGCAAAACAACTTGGCAGAGCTTTGGTCATTGCTTAACTTCCTGTTGCCAGATGTGTTTGATGATTTGAAAAG cTTTGAATCCTGGTTTGATATTACCAGCAttacagaaactgctgaagatATTATTGCTAAAGAAAGGGAGCAAAACATCTTGCATATGCTGCATcag ATTTTGACACCCTTCTTGCTGAGAAGACTGAAAACTGATGTTGCTCTTGAGGTTCCTCCTAAACGAGAAGTTGTGGTATATGCACCACTGTCAAAGAAGCAAGAAACTTTCTATACTGCCATTGTAAATCGCACCATTAGGAAGCTATTGGGAAATAATGAG GAAGAAGTAACTGAGTTGAGTCCTACAGGCCGACCAAAACGCCGTAGTCGAAAAGTGGTTGATTATTGTGAAGAGCATAATGATTCATCTGATGACTTGGAAAAATGGATTAGCAAAATGCAAGAGGAAGTAGAAAAAGAGAG GCCAGTGGTAGCAGTGAGCATTCCCATGGATTCTGAGGTGAACCTGAAACTGCAGAATATTATGATGTTACTGAGGAAATGTTGTAATCACCCCTACCTTATTGAATATCCTTTGGACCCTGCTACACAACAATTCAAG gTTGATGAAGATCTAATAAAGAACTCAGGCAAATTCCTACTCTTGGACCGAATGCttccagaactgaaaaaaagaggACATAAG GTCTTAATGTTCTCACAAATGACTCAGATGCTTGACATTTTGATGGATTATTGCTATTTAAGAAACTTCAAGTTTAGTCGATTGGATGGCTCTATGTCCTACTCAGAGAGAGAACAAAAT ATGCATCAATTTAATACTGATCCTGAAGTCTTCCTGTTCTTAGTGAGTACAAGAGCTGGAGGCTTGGGCATTAATTTAACTGCGGCAGACACTGTGATCATATATGATAGTGACTGG AACCCCCAGTCAGACCTGCAGGCCCAAGACAGGTGTCACAGAATTGGCCAGACAAAACCAGTGGTTGTTTATCGTCTCGTGACAGCAAATACTATTGACCAGAAGATCGTGGAGAGAGCTGCTGCCAAAAGAAAGCTAGAAAAGCTGATTATCCACAAAA ATCAGTTTAAAGGTGGCAAATCTGGTTTAGCACAGTCAAAGAGCTGCCTGGACCCTCAGGAATTATTAGAATTACTGAAATCCAGAGACTATGAGAG GGAGGTTAAAGGATCTAAGGAAAAAGTAATCAGTGATAAAGATCTGGAGTTACTCTTGGATAGAAGTGATCTTATTG ATCAAATGAAGACctctgaaaaaatgaaaaaggaaaaaatgggtGTCTTCAAGGTCCTAGAAGAATCATCAGATTCCAGTGCAGAATGTGTGTTTTAA